The following coding sequences lie in one Apium graveolens cultivar Ventura chromosome 3, ASM990537v1, whole genome shotgun sequence genomic window:
- the LOC141711563 gene encoding wax ester synthase/diacylglycerol acyltransferase 4-like, translating into MEHQKINMESLWSDDEVPVSPTGQYFNSSALSISVLSVLESEIPIDDSPTFVLLNDLFLPINPRFSSIMVKDNNGVKQWKKVDVKLQDHVNVPTFPEGKSPEFYDACLNDYLSKIALDLFPPGRPLWNIHIIKYPTSNAAGSLIFKLHHALGDGFSLMGALLSCLKRCDNPALPLTFPNFQMKTDLNEEKGSVCKSLTNAFSTVVNSASDFGWSLLKSSFLQDDQTPIRSGVEGVELLPMNVITMSFSLDQIKEIKVNLGVTINDVLTGVIFLGTRLYMDATSKESKNGVSTALVLLNTRNIGGYTSVAEMVDASAVEKQWGNQFGFLHVSVPELNGKECSNPNQFVYNAQKIIRKKRDSAAVFLTGKLLETVRRFRGPEATAQYIRSTLKNSSMTISNMIGPLERMSLANHPIKGFYFMVVGVPQSLTITMVSYMKVVRIAVGMEKGLMDPQKYKSCIESAFDMIYKAAPSI; encoded by the exons ATGGAGCATCAGAAAATAAACATGGAAAGTTTATGGTCAGATGATGAAGTTCCGGTTAGTCCTACTGGCCAGTACTTCAACAGCTCTGCTCTTTCGATCTCTGTTCTATCCGTGTTGGAATCAGAAATCCCTATCGATGATTCCCCTACATTCGTGCTCCTCAACGATCTCTTCCTTCCCATCAACCCTCGATTCTCGTCCATCATG GTTAAAGACAATAATGGTGTAAAGCAATGGAAGAAAGTGGATGTTAAGCTCCAAGATCATGTAAATGTCCCAACTTTTCCAGAAGGGAAATCTCCGGAGTTTTATGATGCTTGCCTAAACGATTATTTATCAAAGATAGCATTGGATTTGTTTCCACCAGGACGGCCTTTATGGAATATCCATATAATTAAGTACCCTACCAGTAATGCAGCTGGTAGTCTAATTTTCAAGCTTCATCATGCACTTGGTGATGGTTTTTCGCTTATGGGAGCCCTTCTTTCATGTCTGAAAAGATGTGATAATCCAGCGCTTCCCTTGACATTTCCTAATTTTCAAATGAAGACAGACTTGAATGAGGAAAAGGGGAGTGTTTGTAAGAGTTTGACTAACGCGTTTTCTACTGTAGTTAACTCTGCTTCTGATTTTGGATGGAGTCTTCTAAAGAGTAGCTTTCTGCAAGATGATCAGACACCGATAAGATCCGGGGTTGAAGGAGTAGAATTGCTACCAATGAATGTGATTACTATGTCATTTTCGCTTGATCagatcaaggaaattaaggtCAACCTTGGAGTG ACAATAAACGATGTACTTACGGGAGTAATCTTTCTGGGGACCAGATTATACATGGATGCAACAAGCAAGGAGTCGAAAAATGGAGTTTCTACTGCACTGGTGTTGCTCAATACTAGGAACATTGGTGGTTACACATCAGTGGCTGAGATGGTTGATGCTTCTGCAGTCGAGAAGCAGTGGGGAAATCAGTTTGGTTTCTTACACGTCTCAGTTCCAGAATTGAATGGAAAAGAATGTTCTAACCCGAATCAGTTCGTCTACAATGCACAAAAAATCATCAGGAAAAAGAGAGACTCTGCAGCTGTTTTTCTCACTGGCAAATTGTTGGAGACAGTGAGGAGATTCAGAGGTCCCGAG GCCACGGCTCAGTACATTCGTAGCACACTGAAGAACTCGAGCATGACTATATCAAATATGATCGGACCACTGGAACGTATGTCATTAGCTAATCATCCTATCAAGGGCTTTTATTTCATGGTAGTAGGGGTTCCGCAG AGTCTTACGATAACGATGGTTAGCTATATGAAAGTGGTAAGAATTGCTGTTGGAATGGAGAAAGGCCTAATGGATCCCCAGAAATACAAGTCATGTATTGAGAGTGCttttgatatgatatataaagcAGCTCCATCAATTTGA
- the LOC141711565 gene encoding uncharacterized protein LOC141711565 isoform X1 has protein sequence MANTEKKGTVTSLASLFPPEEARKASKRVLDTIAEHESELHQLNQFVSDNNNIIDLVQRIPEQLHHDIMVPFGKKAFFPGRLIHTNEFLVLLGESYYVDRTSKQTTEILKRRGNTLESQVESLKAVMQDLKAEASFFDATASEAAEGFVEIREDYIEEASTETVAHTDVKTVDEDEEYARLLSRMDELEKEELEAENVDECELEDADLDDQGNQVSMDHSVNNLEHEALKVPPADKGPRKSEHPKVQPASKISPDTSEPSKVQPASKVLPHTSKPSKVQPALKDVHNTHAAISKSSISDKEERIHLQHKPTNESSVRPSESDFDSSKAFTGSIVERTYNIDSNSRGQSSSSSKTVSRFKMQRKQP, from the exons ATGGCAAACACAGAGAAGAAAGGGACGGTAACATCACTAGCCTCACTTTTCCCGCCAGAAGAAGCTCGAAAAGCATCGAAGCGCGTTCTCGACACGATCGCCGAGCACGAGAGTGAGCTTCATCAGCTCAACCAGTTTGTTTCCGATAATAACAACATTATTGACCTCGTTCAACGAATTCCCGAACAGCTTCATCATGATATTATG GTTCCGTTTGGTAAGAAGGCGTTCTTCCCCGGTCGATTGATTCATACTAATGAGTTCCTG GTTCTCTTAGGAGAAAGTTACTATGTCGACAGAACATCTAAACAGACGACTGAGATTTTGAAAAGAAGAGGAAATACTTTGGAATCACAAGTTGAATCACTTAAAGCTGTAATGCAAGATCTCAAGGCCGAGGCTTCATTTTTCGATGCCACAGCTTCTGAGGCTGCA GAAGGTTTTGTAGAGATACGCGAAGACTATATTGAGGAAGCTTCTACAGAGACTGTCGCACATACAG ACGTTAAGACcgtagatgaagatgaagagtATGCTCGCCTCTTGTCCAGGATGGATGAGCTTGAGAAAGAAGAACTCGAGGCTGAAAATGTTGACGAATGTGAGTTAGAAGATGCTGATTTGGATGACCAAGGAAATCAGGTTTCTATGGATCACAGCGTAAATAATTTAGAG CATGAAGCTTTAAAGGTTCCACCTGCAGACAAAGGTCCTCGTAAAAGTGAACATCCAAAGGTCCAACCTGCATCCAAAATATCACCTGACACTAGCGAACCTTCAAAGGTCCAACCTGCATCCAAAGTTTTACCTCATACCAGTAAACCTTCAAAGGTTCAACCAGCACTCAAAG ATGTACACAACACACATGCTGCCATTAGCAAATCAAGTATTTCTGACAAGGAAGAAAGAATTCATCTGCAACACAAACCTACAAATGAG AGTTCTGTTCGTCCTAGTGAATCAGACTTTGACAGTAGCAAG GCTTTTACAGGTTCAATTGTTGAGCGCACCTACAACATAGACAGTAATTCAAGGGGACAGTCTTCTTCTAGCTCAAAGACAGTTTCAAGATTTAAAATGCAAAGAAAGCAGCCTTGA
- the LOC141711564 gene encoding uncharacterized protein LOC141711564 — translation MASSMMFLQVGFVVMTLMGYLMEPSQAYKYYVGGKDGWSLKPSKAFNHWASLNRFQVHDSLIFEYKDGSDSVLQVDQEDYITCNKKNPIQTLENKGDYSSFDLDHSGFFFFISGQADNCKKGQRIIILVMAPRNYTRISPTHAPSPFQQVSAPSPSVVQGISPVSSQAPSPFQGISPVSSQAPSPFQGISPVSSQAPSPFQGIISPVSSQAPSPFQGISHAPSPIRQITHGLPPAHSPVQIISPVSSPAPSRSHRVPHVPPTHHHTHSPAPSPSHRAPHLPPAHHHTQSPAPSPMHVASHIKPPAPSPLQKITPISSPSPSPTPVTPSVSGPSQAVSPGPSDHAPSPNDGKSAAATMSFGGDLLMAVLLFWIVFN, via the exons ATGGCTTCATCTATGATGTTTCTGCAGGTGGGCTTTGTTGTGATGACACTGATGGGCTATTTGATGGAGCCATCTCAAGCTTACAAGTACTATGTTGGTGGCAAAGATGGCTGGTCTTTGAAGCCTTCTAAAGCCTTCAATCACTGGGCTTCACTCAACCGCTTTCAAGTCCACGATTCTCTCA TTTTTGAGTACAAAGATGGAAGTGATTCGGTTCTTCAAGTTGATCAAGAGGATTACATAACTTGTAACAAAAAAAACCCTATACAGACTTTGGAAAACAAAGGCGATTATTCGAGTTTCGATCTTGATCATTCGggcttctttttctttatcaGCGGTCAGGCTGATAATTGTAAAAAGGGTCAGAGAATTATCATTTTAGTAATGGCTCCGAGAAATTATACTCGTATATCTCCAACTCACGCACCCTCTCCATTCCAACAAGTTTCAGCTCCTTCACCTTCTGTTGTCCAGGGAATTAGTCCTGTTTCGAGCCAGGCACCGTCTCCATTCCAGGGAATTAGTCCTGTTTCGAGCCAGGCACCGTCTCCATTCCAGGGAATTAGTCCTGTTTCAAGCCAGGCACCGTCTCCATTCCAGGGAATAATTAGTCCTGTTTCGAGTCAAGCACCGTCTCCGTTCCAGGGTATTTCCCATGCACCCTCCCCGATTCGACAAATCACTCATGGTTTACCTCCGGCACATTCCCCAGTCCAAATAATTAGTCCTGTTTCGAGTCCAGCACCGTCTCGAAGTCACAGAGTGCCTCATGTACCTCCTACTCATCATCATACTCATAGTCCAGCACCGTCTCCGAGTCACAGAGCGCCACATTTACCTCCTGCTCATCATCACACTCAGAGTCCCGCACCGTCTCCGATGCATGTAGCTAGCCATATTAAACCACCTGCACCCTCTCCTCTCCAAAAAATAACTCCAATTTCAAGTCCTTCACCGTCTCCTACTCCCGTAACACCGTCTGTATCGGGTCCTTCTCAGGCTGTTTCACCAGGACCGTCTGATCATGCTCCATCTCCTAATGACGGTAAATCTGCAGCTGCAACTATGTCGTTTGGGGGTGATTTACTGATGGCAGTGCTGTTATTTTGGATTGTTTTTAACTAG
- the LOC141713816 gene encoding putative bifunctional methylthioribulose-1-phosphate dehydratase/enolase-phosphatase E1 2: protein MMENLDPQHASGQRFARLFPFSLFRRPIGPCSKRIDCNQNANTFNSKDPVYSNLETIIVKETKGLVAELCRHVYTLGWVLGTGGSITIRVHDDAISRSSQLIVMSPSGVQKDKVDPEDMFVLSSDGCILSKPRTKLYPHKPPKCTDCAPIFLKVYEMRNAGAVIHSHGIEACLVTMIHPLSKEFRITHMEMIKGIEGHGYHDELVIPIIENTAYERELTESFTKAIEAYPKTTAVLVRNHGVYIWGETWISTKTQAECYHYLFDASIKMHQLGLDWSSTGHGPLPSGAFCRYLNNGHARSKETNGFGCVTELLQGFILLDIDGTTSELRHSELVGVMFDEVPEVLERWYASGIKVYLYSSSSRGAQRLFFSNSNHGDLGEYICGYFDTTIGSKTEAKSYLEILLTIGVDKPEKILLVTSDFQAAMTARAAGLEVVISVRPGNSPIPETPNFKTIESLSQI from the exons ATGATGGAAAATCTTGATCCACAGCATGCCTCGGGACAAAGATTTGCCAGATTATTCCCATTTTCACTGTTTCGCAGACCAATAGGTCCATGCAGTAAGAGAATCGACTGCAACCAGAACGCGAACACGTTCAATTCTAAAG ATCCAGTCTATAGTAATCTGGAAACCATTATTGTGAAGGAAACAAAGGGCTTGGTGGCTGAACTCTGTAGACACGTTTACACACTTGGTTGGGTATTAGGTACTGGAGGCAGCATTACTATCAGAGTCCACGATGATGCCATATCCAGGTCTTCACAACTCATTGTCATGTCCCCTTCAG GTGTTCAGAAGGATAAGGTAGACCCCGAGGACATGTTTGTGCTTTCTAGTGATGGATGCATTTTGTCGAAACCTCGTACCAAGCTTTATCCTCATAAACCTCCCAAGTGTACTGACTGTGCTCCTATTTTCTTGAAG GTCTATGAGATGCGTAATGCTGGGGCCGTGATTCATAGTCATGGAATCGAGGCTTGTCTTGTGACAATGATCCATCCTCTGTCTAAGGAGTTTCGA ATAACTCATATGGAAATGATAAAAGGAATTGAAGGGCATGGTTACCATGACGAACTCGTAATTCCGATAATAGAGAACACTGCATATGAAAGGGAGCTAACGGAATCTTTTACTAAAGCG ATTGAAGCTTACCCTAAGACAACAGCAGTGCTTGTTCGCAACCATGGTGTGTATATTTGGGGAGAAACATGGATCAGCACTAAGACTCAA GCTGAATGTTATCACTACCTGTTTGATGCTTCCATTAAGATGCATCAGCTAGGATTGGACTGGTCTTCCACAGGACATGGTCCTCTTCCCTCTGGCGCATTTTGTAGATACCTGAATAATGGTCATGCCAGGAGTAAGGAAACTAATGGCTTTGGTTGTGTTACTGAGCTTTTACAG GGGTTTATTCTACTTGACATTGACGGAACAACTTCTGAACTTCGACATAGTGAGTTGGTTGGCGTCATGTTTGATGAAGTGCCAGAAGTTCTTGAAAGATGGTACGCCTCAGGTATCAAG GTTTACCTATACTCGAGCAGTAGCAGAGGAGCACAGCGGCTTTTCTTTAGCAACTCTAATCATGGGGATCTCGGAGAGTACATATGTGGATATTTTGATACGACAATAGG AAGCAAAACAGAAGCGAAAAGTTACCTTGAGATTTTGCTAACAATTGGTGTTGATAAACCTGAAAAGATTTTACTCGTGACAAGTGACTTCCAAGCAGCCATGACTGCAAGGGCAGCAG GTTTAGAAGTGGTAATCTCAGTCCGGCCAGGAAACTCACCTATACCAGAAACTCCGAACTTTAAAACTATTGAATCCTTGTCACAAATATGA
- the LOC141711565 gene encoding uncharacterized protein LOC141711565 isoform X2, with the protein MANTEKKGTVTSLASLFPPEEARKASKRVLDTIAEHESELHQLNQFVSDNNNIIDLVQRIPEQLHHDIMVPFGKKAFFPGRLIHTNEFLVLLGESYYVDRTSKQTTEILKRRGNTLESQVESLKAVMQDLKAEASFFDATASEAAEGFVEIREDYIEEASTETVAHTDVKTVDEDEEYARLLSRMDELEKEELEAENVDECELEDADLDDQGNQVSMDHSVNNLEHEALKVPPADKGPRKSEHPKVQPASKISPDTSEPSKVQPASKVLPHTSKPSKVQPALKDVHNTHAAISKSSISDKEERIHLQHKPTNEAFTGSIVERTYNIDSNSRGQSSSSSKTVSRFKMQRKQP; encoded by the exons ATGGCAAACACAGAGAAGAAAGGGACGGTAACATCACTAGCCTCACTTTTCCCGCCAGAAGAAGCTCGAAAAGCATCGAAGCGCGTTCTCGACACGATCGCCGAGCACGAGAGTGAGCTTCATCAGCTCAACCAGTTTGTTTCCGATAATAACAACATTATTGACCTCGTTCAACGAATTCCCGAACAGCTTCATCATGATATTATG GTTCCGTTTGGTAAGAAGGCGTTCTTCCCCGGTCGATTGATTCATACTAATGAGTTCCTG GTTCTCTTAGGAGAAAGTTACTATGTCGACAGAACATCTAAACAGACGACTGAGATTTTGAAAAGAAGAGGAAATACTTTGGAATCACAAGTTGAATCACTTAAAGCTGTAATGCAAGATCTCAAGGCCGAGGCTTCATTTTTCGATGCCACAGCTTCTGAGGCTGCA GAAGGTTTTGTAGAGATACGCGAAGACTATATTGAGGAAGCTTCTACAGAGACTGTCGCACATACAG ACGTTAAGACcgtagatgaagatgaagagtATGCTCGCCTCTTGTCCAGGATGGATGAGCTTGAGAAAGAAGAACTCGAGGCTGAAAATGTTGACGAATGTGAGTTAGAAGATGCTGATTTGGATGACCAAGGAAATCAGGTTTCTATGGATCACAGCGTAAATAATTTAGAG CATGAAGCTTTAAAGGTTCCACCTGCAGACAAAGGTCCTCGTAAAAGTGAACATCCAAAGGTCCAACCTGCATCCAAAATATCACCTGACACTAGCGAACCTTCAAAGGTCCAACCTGCATCCAAAGTTTTACCTCATACCAGTAAACCTTCAAAGGTTCAACCAGCACTCAAAG ATGTACACAACACACATGCTGCCATTAGCAAATCAAGTATTTCTGACAAGGAAGAAAGAATTCATCTGCAACACAAACCTACAAATGAG GCTTTTACAGGTTCAATTGTTGAGCGCACCTACAACATAGACAGTAATTCAAGGGGACAGTCTTCTTCTAGCTCAAAGACAGTTTCAAGATTTAAAATGCAAAGAAAGCAGCCTTGA